CCCACCGTGGCGAACCTGGCCGGCCAGACGTTGAAGCTGCCCGGCCGAGCGGGTGGTCCGGTCGAGGTGCTCAACGTGGAGCGGGAGACGGCGATCGTCTTCGCCACCGACGTCGATCCCGAACCGGTAGCCGAGGACGTCGCGGTCGATCCCGCCACGCCCGCCACGCCCGCCGAGCCGACGTCTCCGACACCGTCGGCGCCGGCGGTGGCCGGGCCGCGTCCGGACGACATGGTGTTCGATGCTGCCGACGCGACCCGGGTGCTGATCGCGCTGTGGACCAAGCTGCGGCTGGATCAGATCGGTCCGGTGGACACGATCGAAGGGCTGTGCGACGGGGTGTCGTCGCGGCGCAACCAGTTGTTGGTCGACCTCGGTTCCGAGCTGTCACTCGGCGCGATCGACGGTGCCGCGGATGCGGACATGGGGGCGCTCTCGGCGACCGTGCACAAGCTTGCCCGCACCTACAAGCCGTTCGGGTCGGTGCTCACCGATGCGCTGAACGACCACGTGCGCAAAGTGTTCGGGCCGTCCGGGAAGCGCCCGGCAGCGATCGGCGATCGAGTCCGTTCGGTGTGGCAGCTCGGTGACGGCTGGGCGCATCACGTCATGGCCGAGGTGGCGCTCGGTACCCGGGACGGTGCCAGCGTGCGCGGCGGTGATCTGGGTGGGTTGGTCACCGGCCCGCTGGATGCCGCCGGGGTGGACGCGGCGATCGATGCCGCGGTCGCCGCGGTGGCGGCCCGGCGCGGGATCGCGGTGGCTCTTCCGTCGGCCGGCGGCGGTGGCGGAGCGACGGTCGATGCCGCTGCGCTCGGCGAGTTCGCCGAGCAGATCACCGGCCGGACCGGGGTGTTGGCGTCGGCTGCCCGGCTGGTGCTGGAGCAGCTGGGTTTGGACGAGCCGGTGTCGGTGTCGGCCGCGGCCGACGACACGCTGGTTGATCTGGTTTCCGCCGAGCTCGGCGCCGACTGGCCACGGCTGGTCGCGCCGGCTTTCGACGAGCGGCGTGCGGTGTTGTTCGACGATCGTTGGGCCAGTGCGCGGGAGGATCTGGCCCGGCTGTGGCTGGCGGCGGGCGAGGCGGGCGGTTCGGAGTTCGCCCCGTTCTCGCTCGTCTCGTTGGCCGGATTCGCCGGTGCCGGAACCGCCCTCGCGACGCAGGCACTATGGTGGCGCGATCGTGCCCGGCGGGCCGAGCGCTCGGTGCTGGCCGCGGCATACGGCCAGATCGCCGATATTGCCGCCCATCCGGAGGACGAGGGCCGGTGGGCCGACGAGGTTGCGGTGGTGACCGGTGCCAGCGTCGGTTCGATCGCTGCGGCCGTCGTCGGTCGCCTGCTGTCCGGTGGAGCGACCGTGTTCGCCACCACATCCCGGCTCGATGCGGAGCGACTGGACTTCTACCGGGAGCTCTACCGCGGGCACGCCCGGCCGGGTGCGGCCCTGTGGGTGGTCCCGGCCAACCTCGCCGCGTACGCCGACGTGGATGCGCTGGTCGAGTGGATCGGTACCGACCAGACCGAGAATGCGGGCGGCAGTGCCAAGTTGGTCCGGGCCGGGATGACTCCGACGCTGCTCTTTCCGTTCGCGGCGCCGGCGGTGGGGGGTGCGCTCGGTGACGCCGGACCGCGGACCGAGTTGCAGATGCGGGTACTGCTCTGGTCGGTACAGCGGTTGATCGGCGGCCTGGCCGCGATCGGCGCCGATCGCCAGGTGGACGCGAAATTGCATGTGGTGCTGCCCGGTTCGCCCAACCGCGGAATGTTCGGCGGGGACGGCGCATACGGCGAGGCCAAGGCGGCGCTGGACGCGATCGTCGCGAAGTGGACGTCGGAGCGAACCGCGACCGGCGCGTCCTCGTGGGCCGATCGGGTCACGTTGACCCACGCGCTGATCGGCTGGGTACGGGGAACCGGTCTGATGGGCCACAACGATCCGATGGTCGATGCGGTCGAGGCGGCCGGCGTGCGTACCTGGTCCACCGCGGAGATGGCCGACCAACTGCTTGCCGGCTGCCGCCCGCAGGCGCGGGCGGCAGCACGGGACACGCCGCAGCAGCTCGATCTGACCGGCGGCTTGGCCGAGGCGAAGCTGGACTTGCCCGCGTTGGCCGAACAGGCCCAGGCCGGCGCCGACCCGGGGAACCCGACGGACAGCTCTGCGGCCGAAGATATGTCGGTCGCGGCATTGCCGGCACCGCCGACGTTGCTCCCCGCGGCGACCACCCCGCAGTGGGGACCGGTGGACGCCCGCCCGGAGGACCTGGTCGTGATCGTCGGTGCTGCCGAGCTCGGACCGTACGGCTCGTCGCGCACCCGGTTCGAGATGGAGGTCGACGAGCGGCTCTCGGCAGCAGGCGTGCTGGAGCTGGCGTGGACCACCGGGCTGGTCACCTGGGAGAACGACCCGACCCCCGGGTGGTACGACGCGGACACCGGAGAGCTGGTGCCGGAGGCCGACATTGCCGAGAAGTACCACGACATCGTCGTGGCCCGTTGCGGGATTCGTCGTTACAGCGACGAAGGGGGGATGCGCGACAACACCGCGCCGCTGCTCACCTCGGTCTTCCTGGATCGGGATCTGTCGTTCGTGGTGACCGGTGCGGCCGAGGCGCGAGCATTCGCCGCGGCCGACCCGGAACACACGGTGATCGCGCCGGAACCGGATTCGGCCGACTGGCGGGTAACTCGGAAGGCCGGCACCGAGATCCGGGTGCCGCGTCGGCTGGCGATGTCGCGGACGGTCGGTGGGCAGATTCCCACCGGGTTCGACCCGACCCGTTGGGGTATCTCGGCGGACATGGCGTCGTCGATCGACCGGGTCGCCTTGTGGAACATGGTGACCACCGTGGATGCGTTCGTGTCGGCCGGCTTCTCGCCGGCGGAGCTGATGTCCTGGGTGCATCCGAGCCTGGTGGCGAACACCCAGGGCACCGGAATGGGCGGAATGTCGTCGCTGCGCTCGCTCTACATCGACGCGTTGTTGGGCGATCCCCGGCCGAACGACATCCTGCAGGAGGCGCTGCCCAATGTGATTGCCGCGCACGTCATGCAGTCCTACATCGGCGGCTACGGCGCCATGGTGCACCCGGTTGCGGCGTGCGCCACGGCCGCGGTCTCGGTCGAGGAAGGGGTGGACAAGATCCGGCTCGGCAAAGCCGAAGTGGTCGTGGCCGGCGGGTTCGACGATTTGAGCGTGGAAGGCATCACCGGCTTCGGCGACATGTCGGCGACCGCGGACTCGGCGGCGATGGCGGCCAAGGGGATCGACGGGCGTCGGTTCTCCCGTGCCAACGATCGGCGTCGGGGTGGTTTCGTGGAGTCACACGGCGGCGGCACGGTGTTGCTGGCTCGTGGCGACGTCGCTGCGGCGATGGGGTTGCCGGTGCTCGGCGTGGTGGCCTGGGCGCAGTCGTTTGCCGACGGGGTGCACACGTCCATTCCCGCGCCCGGCATCGGGGCACTCGGGGTGGGCCGTGGCGGCACCGAGTCGAGGTTGGTGCACGAGTTGGGCCGTCTGGGACTGACCCCGGACGACATCGCAGTGATCTCCAAGCACGACACCTCCACGGCGGCGAACGACCCGAACGAGGCCGAGCTGCACGAGCGGCTCGCCGACGCGTTGGGCCGAACCCCGGGTGCGCCGCTGTTCGTGGTCTCGCAGAAGACGCTGACCGGGCACGCCAAGGGTGGCGCCGCGGCGTTCCAACTGATCGGCCTGTGCCAGGTGCTGGCGACCGGGGTGGTGCCGCCGAACCGTAGCCTGGACTGTGTCGACGATGCGATGGCCGAGTTCCCCCGGTTGGTGTGGCCGCGGCAGCCGCTGCGGTTCGGCGCCGATTCGGCGTCCGACGCCGGGCTGCCGAAGGCGGGCCTGCTGACGTCGCTCGGCTTCGGCCACGTATCCGGCCTGATCGCGGTATCCCACCCGGAGGCCTTTGTCGCCTCGCTCCCGGCGGCGGATCGGGAGGGGTACCGCCGGCGGGCGGCCGAGCGGGTGGCTGCCGGCCGGCAGCGGCTCGCCGCGGCGATGTGCGGTGGGCCGGCGCTCTACGAACGACCGGCCGATCGTCGGTTGGGATCGGACGGCGCGGCCGCACACGAGCTGGAGGCGCAGGTTCTGCTCACGCCGCACGCGCGGCTGGGTGCCGATGGTGCGTACCGCACCGACGTCGGTGCCGCCGACCACACCGAGCAGGCGCAGCGCCGATGACGGTTCTGGGGATCGGGCTCGACCTGGTGACCGTCTCGGATTTCGCCGAACAGGTCGAGCGGTCGGGAACCACCATGCTGGCCGAAGCGTTCACCTCTGGCGAACGGCGCTACTGCGAAGGCAAGGCCGCCGATCGGATCCGCAGCTATGCGGCGCGCTGGGCGGCGAAGGAGGCCGTGCTCAAGGCCTGGGCGTCCTCTCGCTACGCCCGGCGTCCCCAGGTGGGCGACGATCCGTATCAGCTGATCGAGGTGGTCAACGATGCCTGGGGACGGCCGCGGATCAAGCTGCACGGGGTGGCGGCCGAATTCCTTCCCCGGGCCACGGTGCACCTGTCGTTGACCCACGACGGGGACACCGCGGCCGCCGTGGTGGTGCTGGAGGACCCGGGGGAAGGCTAGTCGGGTGCGGGTCGCGGCGGACCGGTCACCGCCGCGACTCCTTCTCGACAGCGGTCAGATAAGCCAGGATCAGACGTTTCAGCTCGGCGACCGCGTCCGCCTGGGTCTGTTCGTCCTGGACCGAGAAGTTCAGCATCGAGTAGACGACGTGCACCAGGACCTGCGCCATGGTGTCTCGGCGGGCGCGATTCAGCCGCGGGATGAGCGGTCGCAGCATCGTCTCCACGACATCGGCGAACTCTCGCTCGTGAATCGCTCCGGTGGCCCGGGTGGACGGGGTGGATTGCATCGCGAGCCAGACTTCCCGTCGAGAGCGATCCCGCAGCCACAGCGTGGCCATGTGGTCGACGAACCGGTTCATGTGCCGCAACCAGTCCATCGACGGCACCTCGCCGTGGAAGTCGCCGAGCTCGCGGGACACCTCGACCAGGTCTTGCCGGTTCAGCTCGCAAACGATGACGTACTTGTTCGCGAAGAAGTGATACAGCGTGCCGATCGGCACCTCGGCCCGTGCCGCTACTACCTCACAGGTGAACGACTCGAAGCCGACCTCGACGAGCAGCTCGCGGGAGGCGGCGAGCAGTGCGTCGAACTTCCGCTTGCTGCGCTCCTGGGTCGGGCGGCGCCGCGGCATCAGCTCCTGCGGGTCGTCCTGGAGTTCCAGCGCGGGATCGTGCCGACGACGCGGCGTGCCCTCCCGGGGGCGCAGGGGCGCGGACGGTTCCACCTCCTCAGGCTAGTGGGTTGCCCCCGCGGTCAAGGTGGAACGGGCTCGACGTCGGTCGGCGCGCGTCCAGTCGACCAGCCGCGCGTCGGCTATGGCGCGTATCACGTCCAATTGCAAACGTAGAGCTGGTATTGCACCACGTATTCCGAACGGAAAATCGGAGTTGTTCTCATAACCCGGCCTGTGGTCATACTGTTACGTCGGGAGGAGACCTAGGGGTATGGCTACGGTTGGAGTGTCCACCGAGCGGGGCGCGGTGCGAGCCGTGTTGCTCGGTGGATCGGGTGGGGGTCCGCCGGGGCGAGTAATACGGCACCGGGAAGAAGCGCCGGCTACGGACGATCCGCCGGGATTCGCGGCAGCGGTCGAGGCGGCGCTCACCGGTCTGCAGACCGACATCGCCGGTGATCCGTCGGTGGGCACGATCGATGCGGTGGCCGTCGTGTATCGCGACGAACCGGAGCGTCAGGCGATCGAGGAGCGACTGGCCACCGGTCGGTGGAGCGGCGCGACGTCGGTGCCGGTGTCGGCGGCGCACCTGGCCGCCGTGGGTGCCGTGCCGGGACTGGACCGCTACCGCACCCTGCTGGTCTACGACGTGGTGCCGGGTCGGCATACGTTCACCGTCGTCGACCCGAGCCGTGGGCAGGTGCTCGGCTCGGACTCGGTCGAATCGGAGGGGGAGGCGCCGGTCGCGATCGGACAGGGAATCCGCAACGCCTGGTCGTTGCTCGACGCCGCCGGTGTCGAACCGGAGTCGGTGGTGCTGATCGGCTCCGCGGTGGACGAGCCGGGTGTCGAGCAGGTGCTGCGGGTCTGGTTCGACGCACCGGTGGTTACCGGCGCAAATGCCGCGCTGAGCACCGCGGTCGGTGCGGGTCTGCTGGCCGGGCAGATCATCGATGATCCGGCCCCGGTGCCCGCGCCGGTCCCGATTGCTCCCGCGGAGTCGAGTCCCGCGCCCCCGGTGGCCGGATCTCGGCGGTCGGGCCGCACGGCGCTGGCCGCGCTCGTGGCCGGGATCGCGGTCGTGTCCGGGCTGGGCCTGGCGGTTTTCGACGCACGATCGGATCACGATTCCGGAGCGGAATCGACCGCCGCGCTGCCAACCTCCTCGGGCGCCGGCGGTGTCGGCGTCGGCGCATCCGGAACCGGCCGCAGCACCGCCCGCTCGAACGATGCCGATGCGGCGAAACGCAGCTCCTTGGTCGATCCGACCGAGGCGGCGAGCGGTGGCGACGTCGGAGGTACTGCCGCGCCCGGTATGACCGAGTTGCCGTGGAATCCGCCGCCCCCGTGGCTGTCCGATCAGATCGTACTGCTCGGTCCGGCTCCGGGGGAGGCGGTCGGCTACCCGTTCGCCGGTGCCGGTGCCGGTGCCGGACAGGGTGTGCGCTCCGCGCCGAGTGGCGCTCCGGGGAGTGGCGCCGCCGCGCGGGAGGATATCCGGACCGAACCGATGACCTGGACGTGTCCCACCGGTACAGCTCCGATCACCCGGTCGCTGCAGTCCTCCGACAGGCCGGCGTCGTCGACGACGGTGCCGACGACGTCGACCGGCGTGCCGATGGCACCGGCCCCGATCGCCGACTCGTGTCCACCGGTCGTGCCGACGCTGTCCGAACCGTCGGATCCGCCCCAATCCGAGCTGATGGCGACCCCGCCGCCGGCTACCGGGATGGCGCCGCGTGGCATCCCGGTGCCCGCCATTCCGTTGCCGATCGTGCCCGCGCCGGCGCAGAGCCCGTTCGGCTAGTGCTCGGTCGGCTCGAGGTCAGACCGACAGGTCGCGGCGCAGCTTGGCGACGTGCCCGGTGGCCCGAACGTTGTATTGAGCCAGCGCAATCCGACCCTGTTCGTCGATCAGGAAGGTCGATCGGATCACCCCATGCACCGTCTTGCCGTACATGGTCTTCTCCCCATAAGCGCCGTATGCGGTGAGGACGGCGCGGTCCGGATCGGACAGCAGGGGGAAGGTGAGTCCCTCGGCGTCGCGGAACTTGGCCAGTTTGGCCGGCTTGTCCGGCGAGATACCGACCACGTCGATGCCCGCGCCGTCCAGCTCGGCGAGGTTGTCTCGGAAGTCGCACGCCTGTTTGGTGCAGCCGGGGGTGCTGGCTGCGGGATAGAAGTACACGATCACCTTGCGGCCCCGGTAGTCCGCCAGCGACACCTCGTTGCCGTCGGCGTCGGGCAGGGTGAAGGCCGGGGCCGGAGCACCGACCTCGAGGCGGTGGTTGTCGGTCATGCCCGCGACGTTAGCCGACTCGCGCCTTGCCCGGTCGTATCACTCACCACCGGCGCGAACTGCACTACCGTTGGGGCGTGCAGGAGCTCGAACCCAGCAGCCTGCCGGTGAGATCGACGCAATACCTGGAGGTCACATGGCAAGGGATACCGAGAGCATCGAGCGTGAGATCGAAATGGCGCGCAATCAGCTCGCGAACACGCTCGACGAGCTGAGCGTGCGCGCGAATCCCCGACGGATCGCCGAGGACACCAAGCAGACTCTGGTCGCCAAGGTGAACGAGCCGCGGATCAAGATGGGCCTGATCGGCGCCGGAGCCGCTCTGGTCCTGCTGATCCTCATCCGACTGTTCCGCTGACCCCGGCAGATCACCGCGCGGTTTCGCCCGTCGGCCGGACTCGGTCCGGTTCGGCGGGCGTTCTGTTTTCCGGCGAATGGTCGGTGGTCAGCCGCCGCCATGCAGCGGCCGTTCTGGCCGTCCGTACCGTGCCGGCGACGTCGAGCAGCGGCCGGTCTCTGCGCCAGCGTTCGCGGGTGTCCGGCTCGGTGCGGTCCCAGAAGTGTTCGGCGTCGCCGAGGAGCCGCTGCTGTCCGGTCTGCAACCCGGCCACGGCGAGGTGTGTGCTCGGGGCCGACGGGTCGGCCCGGGTCGATTCCCGCACTCCCGCCAGAAGCGAAAGCGCCTGCTCGAGCCACGGTGCCGGCCAGCTCGAGCGGCGGGCAACCCCGATCAACCAACCCAGCACGGCGGCCTGGATATGGAGGTCCTCGATCGTCCGGAACGGCTTGAGGTACCGCAGGTAGCCGTCCCCGGGAAGCACCGCGTGGGCGGGCAACGGCACGGCGGTCAGGCGGAGCGTCGCGTGCGGGATCTCCGGAGTGAACGGCAGCACCGGTTGCGCGGTGAAGGAGACCCCGGGCAACCCGGCCGGCACCAGCGCGGCGCGCAACGCTTTCCGTCCGCTGGGGGCGCGTTCGTCGCCGGCCAGCACCACCAGGAGCTCCGCGGCTGAGCCCAAGGTGACGAACGACTTGGTGCCGTCGAGGGTGAAGCCGTCCCTGCCGGGGGTCAGCGTGGTGTGGATCGCCGCCGGGTGGCCACCCCCGGCCTCGGTACCGCACAGCGCAGTCCGAACATTCGGGATATCCGGCAGCAACGCCCGCAGCGCGGCCTGGTAGCCGGCCAGAAACGCGTAGCCCAGCCGGTCGCTGCCGAATCCGCCTGCCACCGCCGCATCGACGGGGGTTGCAAAGCCGGTGTCGCGGGCGCGGCGGTCGGCCTCGAATACATCGACCGGCGCGGTCGACAACGGATTCTCGGTGAGCACGAAGTCGAACACATCGGGCATGACACCGACGGTAGCCGCAATGGTGCTGGAGAAAGTAGAAGACCGTGACACGACGGGTCGGGGGTCTGCCGTGTCACGGTCACAAGGATCATCCACCGTGGGCGGCTAGCTGTTACGAGAATCCGCGAAATTTTTCCAAACAAAGTTGTCGACAAGCGTGTCGTTCGGTGTGTCGCGACACTTGCATCGGTTTGTCGGACAGTAGGCGCGCTCATAGTCCAACGTCAGGGGCAGGATCGGGGAACGAGTTGCCGACCGGGCGTCGCGGTACTTGTTTGTCGATCGGACCATGGCACGGGTTCGGGGTGCGTGATGGTCGGCTGGCATCCGGATCGAACCAGTCGTGGTAACCGGAAGATCGCTTAGCCATCGGGCGCGGACCGGACAAGCGGTAGGTCGAATCCGGATACCGTGGCTTGATCGACATCCTTCTGCGACCACTGCGAGGTTTATACCGGGTCGTATCGATCATGGTGTCGGATCGTGGCTCCGGCTATACCGACCTGATACCGCGATCGATAGGAAAACGATCTTGAGCCTGGAATCGTGGGGTCAATGGCGAGGAAAAGGTTGTTCGATGCATCCTCGGGGACCCCGACCCCGCACCTGCCGCCGGCGCCGGATCCGCATACCGGCGAACCGCGTCCACCGGCGGCGCCTCGCGGGATCGGCACAGGTTATCGCGACACGCCCACGGATCGCCCGCCGCGGCGGGCGTCGGCCGCCCCGCCGGATCTGGGTCGGCCGTTGGAATGGAGCCAGCCCGGCTATCGGCAGATCGCACTCCGTACCGTGCTCGCGTTCGCCGCAGGCGGGGTGATTCTGATCGTCGCCGGACCGCTGTCCGGCGGCCTGCTTCCGTTGACGGTGGACGGTGTGCTCGCCCGGTCCACGGGCGCGTTCATGGCGTGGGCCGTCGTCACGCTCGTCGCAGCTGCGTACTGCTGCCGGCTCCTGGAGGCCTGGCAGGCGGCGGGTGCCCGCTGGGTGCAGCAACGCAACGAGTGGGTGAACACCTACGAGCTGACCTGCATCGAGTACTCCATCCGCGGGGTGCGGTCGGTGCTTCGGCTGCGGGACGCGTCGGGCCGCACGATCAAAGGCCTGGAGCTGGGCCCGTTGCAGTCCCATCCCGCCATGTGGAATCTGGTACACAACGGCCTCGTGCACAGCGCGTCGTCCGGCGACTGCGAGATCGACGAGCAGACCCGCAAACTGCTGCATCTTCCGCGGTATCAGGCCCCGCAACGTCCCGATCTGCAGTTGCTGACGTTCCCGGAGAACAGTCCGAACGTCGCTCCCGAGGCGGAGGCACCGCGTTGGTGGGGTCGGCAGAATGAGCCGCAGATCCACCTGGCGGCGGTACATGACTTCGACCGCCGACGGACGTCGTAGGGACAGGGCGAGAGGCTGGTGCGGGCTGGATCGACGACGTTCGCGACCAGTGGAATGTCGAGGTTGGCCACAGTGGTGTGGTCGCCCGGAATTTGTCATCTACCTCGACAAATTCCGGATCGCCAGCTTGATCCGGGTGTTCACCCTCGTTACGTCCGAGCCGCCCAGTTCGACTTCGAAGCCGGCTGCGGTAGACCGAGCCCGCAGGAGGGCTTCCTGCCCGCAGAACAGGGGAGACAGGTTGCGGTGCTGCAGCCGAGTGAGGTTTCCGGGCCGGTGACCGAGCCGGCGAACTTCGGCAAGTGCAAGCGTCATCAGCGGACCGTGGACCACGAGTCCGGGGTAGCCCTCGACTCGGGTGGCGTAGGGCCAGTCGTAGTGGATCCGGTGGGCATTGGCTGTCGCCGCCGAGAATCGCATGAGCAAGGTGGGGTCGGTGTGAAAGGCCCAGGTCGAGTCGTCGATCCGCCGGAACGGCGAGCCGACCGGGGTCAACTCCGCAGCACCGTCGGGTTCCGGTGCGGCAGCCGCTGTCCCGGCTTCGCGATAGATGAGGTCCTGGCGCTCCGCTAATGCCAGTTCACCGCTGTCTCGATAGAGGCGGGTGCGAACGACGACAACGACCAGCCGGCCCGACCTGCCGGATTTCTCGGTGACCGACTCGACACACGATTCTCGGTGCACGGTCTCGCCGACATGAAGGTCGCTGTGCCAGTTGACCTCGCCGCCGGCGAACATGCGACGTGGCAGATCCACGGGTGGCAGGAACGATCC
Above is a genomic segment from Skermania piniformis containing:
- a CDS encoding DUF3618 domain-containing protein, translating into MARDTESIEREIEMARNQLANTLDELSVRANPRRIAEDTKQTLVAKVNEPRIKMGLIGAGAALVLLILIRLFR
- a CDS encoding FAS1-like dehydratase domain-containing protein, giving the protein MWEPHTVTTHETVDPGPVAALAALFDNGLDTPLADDPLPPMWHWVALPRWPASSQIGADGHPLRGSFLPPVDLPRRMFAGGEVNWHSDLHVGETVHRESCVESVTEKSGRSGRLVVVVVRTRLYRDSGELALAERQDLIYREAGTAAAAPEPDGAAELTPVGSPFRRIDDSTWAFHTDPTLLMRFSAATANAHRIHYDWPYATRVEGYPGLVVHGPLMTLALAEVRRLGHRPGNLTRLQHRNLSPLFCGQEALLRARSTAAGFEVELGGSDVTRVNTRIKLAIRNLSR
- a CDS encoding holo-ACP synthase AcpS, which produces MTVLGIGLDLVTVSDFAEQVERSGTTMLAEAFTSGERRYCEGKAADRIRSYAARWAAKEAVLKAWASSRYARRPQVGDDPYQLIEVVNDAWGRPRIKLHGVAAEFLPRATVHLSLTHDGDTAAAVVVLEDPGEG
- a CDS encoding acyl-CoA dehydrogenase family protein, producing the protein MPDVFDFVLTENPLSTAPVDVFEADRRARDTGFATPVDAAVAGGFGSDRLGYAFLAGYQAALRALLPDIPNVRTALCGTEAGGGHPAAIHTTLTPGRDGFTLDGTKSFVTLGSAAELLVVLAGDERAPSGRKALRAALVPAGLPGVSFTAQPVLPFTPEIPHATLRLTAVPLPAHAVLPGDGYLRYLKPFRTIEDLHIQAAVLGWLIGVARRSSWPAPWLEQALSLLAGVRESTRADPSAPSTHLAVAGLQTGQQRLLGDAEHFWDRTEPDTRERWRRDRPLLDVAGTVRTARTAAAWRRLTTDHSPENRTPAEPDRVRPTGETAR
- a CDS encoding TetR/AcrR family transcriptional regulator, coding for MPRRRPTQERSKRKFDALLAASRELLVEVGFESFTCEVVAARAEVPIGTLYHFFANKYVIVCELNRQDLVEVSRELGDFHGEVPSMDWLRHMNRFVDHMATLWLRDRSRREVWLAMQSTPSTRATGAIHEREFADVVETMLRPLIPRLNRARRDTMAQVLVHVVYSMLNFSVQDEQTQADAVAELKRLILAYLTAVEKESRR
- the bcp gene encoding thioredoxin-dependent thiol peroxidase; translated protein: MTDNHRLEVGAPAPAFTLPDADGNEVSLADYRGRKVIVYFYPAASTPGCTKQACDFRDNLAELDGAGIDVVGISPDKPAKLAKFRDAEGLTFPLLSDPDRAVLTAYGAYGEKTMYGKTVHGVIRSTFLIDEQGRIALAQYNVRATGHVAKLRRDLSV